GAATTATGATGTTTTCTGCTCCATAAATGTAAGTTGTTAGAAGCTGAACcctatatttttatatttatacaaaacaatatCCATCTCATATACCCCAATTAAATCAaggtaataaaatatatatacatatatattatatatatattataaccaCTGGCAGTGCgtatctgttgttttctgttatttcatgtgtgtgtatttaatgttTCTAATGTGCTGATTAATGAAGGACAAAAATGTTCAACTTCTTTGTTCTAAAACACGAGGAAAACTGTTTCCCCTGCAAATAAAAACGAAAAGCTGTGAGATCGGTCTTTGTTCTTGTCTGTGATGCTACGAGACGTGAAAAGTGTCTGACTTGacgtctgtgtttttgtactcAATCCCTGCAGCCACTGGCTGATCACAGATGATCAAGTTCATCTCAAATGAATAAAGTCTGGCGGCGCTCCAGTATCCAATCCGAGCAGCCGCTGTGCtacagacaggtgagaggtgCAGAAAGACTGGACGACGAAACAAAATTTAAATCTTGAAACTATGAGGTGTTTGTGATGAACTGAACTAGCACTGTTAGGGTTAGCATAGTGTCGCTGAGCAGGTGTTCATTCATCATGTTTTAACCAGTGCTctgtatgtttacatgtttatctGAGCTACTGTTAATCTTACCACTAACATGTTTAGAACATGTGTAGaacatgtttgaatgtttgacaCAATGTGagggtgttttcattttgtttctgtgtttgacctAACCCTGTCACAAAAGAGAGACTGACTGAGGAAAGGaaatgtgcgtgcgtgcgtgcgtgcgtgtgtgtgtgagagagagttaaCTAACCAATATAGGTCAGGTCAGTTACTAGTTATTGACATAATTATCataactgtgtttttttgttttttttaggtgaACAGGTGGAAACTGAACAGATCATCTCTTTGGTCGGATGAAGTTTCCAGGTAATGAAATGATGTTGAAACTGTGACATGGAAATGGCGAGATAGGAAATGCAACTATAACATAGAACATAGAACATACAAGTGAACTTACAAAATAACTTGAGTGGACCCTCTGAGGAACAGGTCAGAAACATCGACATGTTATCACAGATTATAGTTGACTTTTCCTTGATTTTGATTGTTCAGAAAAAATTTCAACCTGCGAACTTTAACCTGTGACACTCACCTGCGAGTCCCGAGTTAAAGATGACCGTAGGTGACCCCCCTGACCCCGGAAGAGGGGGGGccacagggggaggaggagggggcgtTGGGATGGAGGAGAGCTCGCTGGTCCgacagggagggggaggagggggtgggggcgggggaggagcaggagcaggaggcgAGGGGTAAAGACCGTTGGACACTTTAAcgatgaagagaaaaagaaaagtttaatttcaggtgatgtaaaaaacaattgATCACACGAGTGTTCTGATTGGTCGAGTTGAAACGTACCTGTGTCTGGCattggtggtggaggaggtggagggggtggggctTGCATGCCTGGAGCTTCACCCGCCCCCATGTTGTGATAGGCGATGGTCTCAGGGCTGCAGAAATCAATGATCAAATATTAATGAACAAATTGCTCAGTCAGTGGTTACAGTGATAGGATAGGCCTAACCCCCCTGATATTTAACCCCTAACCCCCCCATCCCCCTAACCCATTGATCAATAATAAATCGATCAACAATAACTATAAAACAGACTGTTTATAGAACTGCTGTAATTATCAGCCACTTTAAAGAAACTTAAAGTTTCTCTATCTTATCTACATCCCAGTTAATTAATTTAGTTGTAACTATTTATAATcacaataatagtaatagtaaagGTAATAGTCATATCAATGATAGTAAGTATATATGATTGTTGTAATAGTTACATGAGGGATCCTCAGGGTTCTTTTCTTGGTCCTTTATAATTTCATGGTCACAATGATTCTTATTTTCAGAATCtgttaatatataatatctttCACAAATAgggacattaaaaacattctTCACTCTCGTAGCTATGGTCTCCTGAGGAAAACATCTTTGTTACCTTGGTGACAGGTTAGGGCaggggggaggtgagggggaggcagagtcaGTCACGCCCCCgtcaccctctcctctctgggGTTGAGGAGCTCCGGGTCCTCCGGCGTGCTGTGCCTCCTGAGCCTGACGCTCCAGACGACTCTGACGCCGGATTGTCTGGTCCTTCTCGCGCACTATCCGCCGCAATGTGTGCACCTGAGAGTTGGTGTTGGCGTACACGTCCTGCAGAGGCAATACATGTTTCAGTGACTTTACAACATGTTACAGGTCACACGTGTTTCAGCGACAGTAAAAGATTTTACAGGGAACATGGGTTTAGTTGGTTGATGTTAGGTCATGGTTGACCTGAcattgtgaaaaatgtgttaaaagaaAACTGTTGTTTACTGATCAAATGAAAAATTGCAACATGACTGTTCCTTAACATCATCATGTACAAAATGTTGTGTCTGAACGGTGACGGATGgtgtgtttccatggtaacagcacTGACCCGCAAGTGATCCAGCTCCTTGTTTGTTTGCATCAATTGtttctccagttcaacaatttTCAGCATCGCTTCGTTTTCTACGTCCAGGAGACGCTCAGACATCTGAGGACAAAGAAAGGGAGACAGGTCCTGGTCAGTGCAAcacttgtctgtctgtgtaacGATCTGTCTCTCCACCTGTGTGTCTCACCGTGCCCAGGCTGTCCTCCAGCTCTTCCACTCTCTCCAGAGCAGCGGTTTTCGTCTCTGCGTCTTCGAGCAGCGTCCCGACGTCGAACACGTTGTCCAGGTATGCCTGAATCTGCACCTGCAGCCTGTCGCTCTCTGTGTGCTTCAGCCTCTGGTGAAAAAGACAGGCGAGGGAGACAGCGGGATAGAGGTGAGGTAGACAGGTGTGTTGCACAGAGGTGGTATGATTGGGTGACGTGTTACCTCCAGGTGCTCGTCCAGGTTCAGTTTGGTGAAGTCGTACTGAAGATGAACCCTGAAGTTCATGTCCTCCACAGAATGAACCACGATGTTAATGAACTGCATACACGCCACCTGTCACCATAGTAACAAGCACTGATTCAcctgatgtcacagtgatgtaaCAGGTAAGTCTTGTCACTTTCACACACTTTATTTTGTAAGACTCTGTTAAAGAATGTTTCAATAATTTGATCGTGACGAGGAGAAGGTGACGtcattaattcaaattaaatatgattttattgATCAACGCACCAAGAAGTCGATGTTGTCGTCTTCGTTCTTAAAATGTTCCATTAACTTCTCGAACCGCATCGACTCTGAACACACCTTcaacaaaccaatcaatcaatcaatcaatcaatcaatcaatcaatcaatcaattgacCATTCTGGACAATATTAAAGAGAATAAAGTTCAAAGgttatttacagttttaaagttgTCAAAGGCTGAAAGGATGATGTCATGACCTCCTCTGACCAAACACACGGCGGCCAAGAGCTCGAGCACGAGAGCCTTCGTCCTGGGGGTGGGGTCAGAGAGAGTTAGACAGATTTATtacacccccctccccacactTACCTTTACAGGATTAATGATATATATGCTGTgatgaagttttattttgaagtactggagtttttgtttgaaggattgtagttttattttgaagaactgtagttttattttcaatgattgtggacttttattttgaaggactTTGGGTTTTATATTGAAGGACTGGAGTTTTAGTGtgcagtaagtttggttttattatgAAGGTCTGACCTTGGGTTCCTGTTGTTAAGGCTCAGAGCAATCTCGTTGACGGCGTGAGGATGTGACATCACCATGTTGAAGCCGTACTGAGGAACAATCACATGGACCCAAAGAATGTAGCTTTTCCACATTGATTATTTATCCAACATGATTGATTAGTTGATCATGTCacatgaccttttttttttacctggtAGTTCATGATCGCTCTCAgacacatcacacaaacatggaCGTCGTCTTTCTTACAGACCAGTCGAGAATTCTTCAGAGTCCGACGACTTGGCAGCGTGTTGGAGCGAGTCACCAGAGCGGAGCTGTAACCACGACGACAGAGGTCACCTGGTGAGTGGTATACATTTTATACTTATACTCATTTGATATTATAAAGTGGTACCTGATGGAGTGGCGAGCTGCTCTGGGGACAGAGGACGACGGAGACGGGAGGCTACAGTCGCCATGGAGATCCTCTATGGACCGACTCCAGGGAGAGTCGATGGATGAGACGTCACCTCCGACCTCCGACTGCTCGCCATCAAATCTGAATATTAATAACCAAATATATGTGTGGatttagtggtgaagtgtggtgttgcagctgaacacccgtggtagcttcagttgtcataaaaaccagTTTGgcctactgtaaaaaacatggctgcccactcctgatgtaaatataaagcatttaaatataaaggttttaaataaaaagtattttataagaaaaacataatttgtagaatttggatgaaacaaaacatcactagggttatttatactatatttattaaatataataaattgtTATACATATGTATAGATATAAACATGTTATATATTCAAAACATAGttaaatagatataaatatcATTACATCCTTACATactataaatattaaaatatagtTACATAGCTCTAAATTCAAATACATACTAATATATAAAATCAGAACTGAATCAGACAGTTTATTGATCAAGTACATTCATTATCAGTTAGACATGTAGAATCTGACATGTGTTGACAAACTCACGTGACGGCGTACTGAGCGAATGAGAGATATTCGACCAGAACGTCCAGACCTCGGTTCTCCTCGTTCAGGAACTCTCTGACCCACCTGCagaaagatagacagacaggttaggtagagagagagagagagacaggttgCTAAAGATaggtcagagagacaggtacCCGATATGATTCGTACGAAGAGAGATCTCGAGTTCTCTGAGAGTTTGAGTCGACTCCTGAACTCGTCTTCTGAACTTCTgcaaagagacaggaagagagacgGGTAGGTTTATGACAGACAGTAACCTCTGGTGGGCAATGATGTTAAAATGTCTTCGAATGAAATGTAGATGttaaactacatttcccagctCACCTTGCGAGTGACGGCCGGGTCTAGGAAGCCTCTGAGTTTCTGAATGTAGGTGTGACCTTTTAAAGACTGTGTTACCTACAAACATAGTCAACCCCCCCCCTCAATAAATTACATGTTTCTGAATCTATCAACCGAAACACTGGGGGGCCTCATCATATGTTCGGTGTTTCggttttgctgtttttatgaCGGGGGCTCGGGCCCCTGTATCATTCTTTGAGCTAAGGAAACgaggatttaaatgttttatctctctcaacaacaacaacattagtagagtgaataaaaaacatttaaatcctgTTTCCTTAGCTCAAAGACATGATACAGGGGCCCGAGCCCGtcataaaaacagcaaaaccGAAACACGAACATATGATGAGGCCCCCAGTGTTTCGGTTGATAGATTCAGAAAACTGATATTTATTGAGGGGGGGGGTTGACTATGTTTGTAGGTAACACAGTCTTTAAAAAGGTGTGATTGGTTGATCAGCTGATTGTTTaaactgtgatgtcacaaaaaTCTATATGAACTTTAAAGGTacatataaatgtgtttctgaCCGTTGACCTCCATAACCCTGGTTACAATTcaaactcatttattttatttgtaccaCCTACCTGATCACAAATCAGCTCCCACTTCTTCTCGTTGTCATAGGAACGCAGAAGACGCACCTTATCGGGAGGCAGGTTCATTGAattctaaaacacacaaacagttaacACCTTAATATAAGCCATAAAttatcgctctctctctctctctctctctctctctctgtgtgtgtgtgtgtgcatcatggTTCACAAAATCTTCGGTTCACGGTTTTGTGGTCGCGGTTGTATAGTCAGCTTAAAACTGAAAGAATGAAGCAGTCCGACATTTGATACATCATTGTGACAGTCTTCGGTTAAATGTAGGTGAGATTCTGGCATTGCAAGACAGGAGACATTGCTAGTTCCAACATGTACTTCATTTATTTGGCAAACAAAGTTTTGTATCATATCGTGCATTGTAAATTATGTTTAACAAAGAAGCATAGGCTCTATCAACACTAGACTTAGGTCCCTGCATATCTTTGGCTATGAAATATCCCACTCCTTTAGTTATGCATTTCACCCTATCTGACTTGTCTCACCGTATGGCTGTTTAAAAGCTGAGGGGAGTAGAAGTTGTCCTGtcgactctctccctctcctccttgcGCTGCCAATTGTCTCACTGGGATGATGTCTCTGCAGGTGAGCTGACTTGTTGGTCGTGTTGCTGTTAGCTTAAACAACACGTGTTGCACAATGCTTGCACACTGTCGCATTTTTGTCAACAACTTTCTTACCGCCGTCATTGTAGGTCACTCTAAATGCAAAGTGGTCCCACACATCAGACCTATAAAGTGCTGTTGGTGCATCTTCTAACTCTGGTTCTTTACCACTCGCCATACCCACACTATTCTCCACAACAACTGACCCAATACTCTTTTAATATCTGCTACACCCGGCTACGCTGCTTCGCTGCTTCTTGTTGTTTACTACTGGTGGTTGGCTTTAGGCGCAGTACCGCCACCTTCTGATCTGGAGTGTACGCGCTTCACCTATGAGAAAAAGGAGTAGCGCATAAACCGAACGCAACACGAGAATTGAACCGAGTCAGTCGAACCGAACGGTTCGGACGGTTTTCATAAAACGTTCCATccctagtgtgtgtgttcatgttccCCACTTGCCCCTGTGTGGGTGAGTCTCAGGGTTAGGCAGTATCTTAGCTTTTCAGGACACAAATATCAGTTGTTGTTCCTGGAATCTGGAGTCACTCTTTTGGGGGATGACAGCCCGAGGTGCTCTGGTCACCATTGACACCACCTCAGGATGCTGGATGTGGGTGAAACCCTTCATGCTTTGTCTTGATATCAGGTTTTTATGTCAGCAAGATATCCGATAATCAGCAGGACGTATCTATTGATGGCTCAGATGTTGCTCTTTCCATTCAGCTCACTCTTCAGGACCTGTTGTTCTGTCTGTAGGTTCTTGACAGTGATTGACTTACTCTTTGCCTCTTATTGTTGCTATACATCCTGATGATGTAGATAAGATAGATTTCTGGCTCATTCTTCACGTACAGCCTAATGTCAATGTAGAGAAGGCGGCTGACGGTTGCTCCACGTTTGTGCTGGTATCCATATCCACTCTGTGTTGATGTGACTGAGGAGTCAGACCTGTGTAGAACAGCTGTGAGGACAGCATCtccactgtctctgctgctcttgaTGTTAATTTGTGTCTCATTGAGTTAATGAGGAAGTTCCGAGTATGTACAGATGTCGTTCCTAATATTCCAGGATCATGTGTGCAGCATCAAGTCATAGTTTTCCTTCTTGTTCGTTCAGGTGGTGCCTACACTGGTCTGGCCGTACAGTGTCATTTGACTGGTCCATCAACCAGTAGGCGGTGCTGATtcgtttctgtgtgtgtgtatacacacacaatatatatatatatattatgtgtgTATACACAGTGTATAGATGATTGTGTGTATactattgtgtgtgtatatatattgtcTGATTGCTGTGGGTATGTTTTGTTAAGTGAGTATATAGCGTGTAATCTGTAATcgctctctccctgtgtgtgtgtgtgtgtgtgtgtgtgtgtgtgtgtgtgtgtgtgtgtgtgtgtgtgtgtgtgtgtgtgtgtgtgtgtgcgtgcgcgcacATGTACTCACCAGTGCAATTGAGAACCGTTCCTCCAGCTCGGCTGGGTCGGGCATTGGGAGTCGGACTGGAGCTGCTCTGGAGCGGATCACAGCCAACTGGCTCTCCATGCTCTCTGTGTTacccatctcacacacacagaacacacccacctacaacacacacacacacatgtggtcGGCCATCACCGACGGGCAGTTGAGGTAGCTGAGGaggcctgtctctctctctctctgtctgtctctttgtctgtcgtccttgctgcctccactgctgctgctgaggatgatgatgatgaggaggaggagaagcttcGTTCTGCtgtggtgtgtgagtgttaatatgaaatgtgtgtgtgtgtgtgtgtgtgtgtgtgtgtcggatcAGCCGGTTaatcctccccctctcctcccccacatgaagaaagaaagagagagtcgtcctccctcctctttgtctctctctctttctcactctcctccagctccagtcTTTGTCTACCTCGCTCAACCCTCCCTCCTTCTGCTCACTCTCTGCCTCATCAGACAATGAACCCTCTGCTGCCACAGGCTCCGCCCACCACACTctcttaaacacaaacacacacacacacgcacacacacattaataccgAATAatagaaattattatttttttctttaacaattATCTATCAGCTTTAAGATAACACtaataattattcatattaataatcaatattacAATGTTTACTGAATATGAGATTTAATTAATCCTGAtcaataatttttttcatacaattattatattttactgtctttttttccaTACACTATAAAATATTGAACGTCATTCAGAATTGCTTTTATGTTTGGGTTAGAATAGTAAAAggtcaaatttaaaataaacatataatgctatttattttaatgaaatgacaatgattcaaataatttaaattcttaatgtaaaaaaacatgttggataataaattattaattctACACCAATGTAACATTTGAAAATTAAGTATTTGAAATCAGGAAACATAAATAACTGATAATTAATAATGTTAATGGTGCAttaatacattcattcattacaaATAAACATTATACAGATCAATCCAGAGTGTTTTAGTAGGATGTTCATTGGTTTTCATTACTCAGTTAAACAAGTTGAATTTATTAAgcagattattttatttcaacagtTTCTTGTCATTTCCTTTGACATCACATCCATTTCAAGTCTTCACAATAAATGTCTGCCAAGTGTTCTAGGAGAAATTATCTATTTTCCTCCATTGGGATGCTGTTATTGTGAAACACTACAGGAAGCCAGTTTCTGTCACAACCCTGACACATGAATGAATCCCCTAACTAAtttcaaaacaaacagctgtAGTAATTTATAGTTATTAATAATTGTAGAAATATTTATCAGTTAGTgagttatttatatattatagcTTATTGAAGgtaaaaaaatatgttaacactttaaatgtatttgtgtatatatatatttgtatactaaaatatataaattattgaCAAAATGTTGTCATATCAGTTGAACCGAACTGTTTGGGTTTCAGCACCAGGGACAGAGTCAccgcagagagacagacagctcatggcttttcattttaaacagctcttcctcctcctctattgCAGAGATTCTTGTGCCTGCACTGTTCTTGTCATCATGGAAACAAACTCACAGAAATTGGATGCTCTTGGGCCGGAGAAGCTTGCTAGACGGAAGCCgctggaaggaggaggaagaggagagagagacaatacCTGATGATGCTGCGCTCAGGTGGGGGACGCTTTGTGGCCAAGTTAAGAAATGGTTATGATTTATTAAATGATCTTGATGACACCCTTTGCTTCATCTGGCGGCTGGGCATTTGAAATGGGAAGCCAGGGGCAACGCACTGGCCAACGCCATTAATGCTCTCCACTTTCACATATCCCCTTAGTCACACAGGCTTTGTTGAAATGACTTTCTACGTTTTTGATAAGTTTACTTAAAAGTAAGTCAAAGTTTGTTGATATCATTTATTCTTGGGTTTTCTTTCGTACGTGTTTCTAATTTGTGAGTCCCGCATAGATGTCATATGATTGTTCAATTTTAGTCATATTCTTTAGATCATTGATGAGgtacttttttttgtctctcagatatttttattgaattttacaTGTATCACatcacatatacatacattttcatTAGGGGTGTAACGATTCATCTTCTATGTATCGATTTATATTCCTACGATCCAACTACATCGATCTGTGCTCGGCAAGTTGGCCTTCCGGACGACATATATCGATCTAACATCGTTTTAAAAGGTAATCAATCGATTGTATCGATACTAGGAAATAACGCGTTGGATTTAAGCACGTCAGACTTTATATGGATGTGGTTTTTTAGACCTTTTAATGATAAAGGCgttaaacatgtttatatccatAATTTATACCTGATTCCCTTACAAGAAACAACAAGAATCTAGGAAACTTCACCTGTACTGTCCAGTATCCAGGTATGTATTTCAGTCACACTAGTTGAATTTTTAGCTAAAAAGTTACTGAATCGATTTCAAGTCACTGAATTGTTTCGAATCGTATTGTTCTAAATGAACCAATATCATCCTTGAATCGTTTTGGCAGCCACGAATCGTCATTCGAATCGAATCGTTAAAACGAATCGTTACACCCCTAATGTTcatacattatacatttttcAGAGTGATTCAACATAAAcatccctcccctcccactaACCACACCTACAAACCATGATTCCTGAGGGGTATTATTCCTGGAGTGTTGTAGGGAACTGCTGGAAGTCAAGGATTGAGTtgcaagataaataaataataaaaataaaataagtaaataaaaaaaaaaccaggatgaatagataaataaataaaggtaaatAAGTAGAAGAAGGCAAATTTAGACATTGACTGATGCAGACACTAACTGATAGAAACggacaaaaagcaaaacaaaggaaaggAATAGGGGCAGATACTTCAATTTGACTTAAGGTTCTCAAAGTATTTCAGGAAAGGTCCCCATACCTTCTGGAACTTCTTTCTCCAGTCCCAAACTGAATAATGGATCTTTTCAAGGTCTAGACAGGACTTGATGTCCCTTaaccactgagtgtgtgtgggcggggcAGCATCCCTCCACCTCAATAGAATCGCACGCCTAGCCAAAAGCGAGGCAAAGGACAGTGTGTGGCTTTCGGTTGGAGTGAGGCGCGTGTCATCTTCACCAGTGGTGCCGAAAAGGGCAATCTTTCCAGGCTTGGTCCAAAACATGTGAATAAGCGAGGTCTCACCTCTCTTAAATTTATCACATAAAGGATCAATGTAAGAAAGGATCAACGTCCGGTAGATAATTTGGCTTTAGATATATGAGCCCTGTGCATCACCTTAAACTGTAACAGGCAGTGAGGTGCACAGAGAGATGTTGTATTTACCAACCTGATAATGGAATCCCATACATCGTTTGACAGTTGAAAGTTTAAATCCTGCTCCCAAGCAGTTGTAATTATGTCCAGAGGAGCCTGTTTTATGCCCGTCAGTTTGTCATAAATGGCCGATATTAACTCCTTGCCCGATGGATGCAAACCAAGTAACATATCGGCGGTGGTCGCAGTAGTTGCCTCAGGGAAACTAGCCATCTGAGAATGGAGAAAGTGTATGCCTGCAGGTATCAGAAAAAATGAGTGTTTGGTAGACTAAACTTTTCTAATCTACGGGCCAAATCTTTTGCCAAAATTTTGGCAACAACATTTAGTAAGGAGATTGGCCTATAGGAGGAGCACTTTGTTGGGTCTTTACCTTTCTTTATGATAAGAGTGATGCATGCCTCATACAGTGTTGCTGGGAGTTTCCCTTGCTTGAAAGTCTCTGATAACACTGAACATAGATGAGGGGAAagtaatgaatgaaatattttgaaaaACTCCACTGGGAACCCATAAGGTCCAGGGGATTTCCCAGATTGCAATGAGGAGATAGCAGAAGCTATCTCCCCCTGCGATAAAGGCTCGTCTAACCTAGTCTCATTATCATGGGTATAAGTGTGGGGACCTCTAAATGACCTAGGAAATTATCCATCAGCGTACTGTCTTTTGGGAGGTCAGAAGAGTTAAGTCCAGAGTAAAAATTCCTCAATGTGTTGT
The genomic region above belongs to Paralichthys olivaceus isolate ysfri-2021 chromosome 24, ASM2471397v2, whole genome shotgun sequence and contains:
- the fmnl2b gene encoding formin-like protein 2 isoform X3, yielding MWKSYILWVHVIVPQYGFNMVMSHPHAVNEIALSLNNRNPRTKALVLELLAAVCLVRGGHDIILSAFDNFKTVCSESMRFEKLMEHFKNEDDNIDFLVACMQFINIVVHSVEDMNFRVHLQYDFTKLNLDEHLERLKHTESDRLQVQIQAYLDNVFDVGTLLEDAETKTAALERVEELEDSLGTMSERLLDVENEAMLKIVELEKQLMQTNKELDHLRDVYANTNSQVHTLRRIVREKDQTIRRQSRLERQAQEAQHAGGPGAPQPQRGEGDGGVTDSASPSPPPCPNLSPSPETIAYHNMGAGEAPGMQAPPPPPPPPPMPDTVSNGLYPSPPAPAPPPPPPPPPPPCRTSELSSIPTPPPPPPVAPPLPGSGGSPTVIFNSGLAEGPLKLFSVKIKKPIQTKFRMPVLNWVALKPSQINGTVFNDIDDESILQALDVEEFEELFKTKAQGPAVDLTLSRQKLPQKSASKVSLLEANRSKNLAITLRKAGQGPEVICRAIHTFDLRTVRVDFVECLMRFLPTEAEVKTLRQYERDRKPVEALSDEDRFMMQFSRIERLSQRMSIMTFMGNFADNVQMLTPQLHAIIAASISIKSSQKLKKILEIILALGNYMNSSKRGAVYGFKLQSLDLVTHTHTHTHTHIYKYIHTHTHMYVYIYIYIYICIHTYTSSTTQHYTRLQYNISYNRT